The nucleotide sequence CTTAAAAGACTTTAAGCCCAAAGGAGCCATGGCATTTTTCGTACTGCTACTCATGCTTTTAACAGGCTTATGGTTGTTTGTTTATTTCGTAACCTTAACAAGAATTCAATAAATATGGACAAATCAGAAAAAACCGCATTGACATTAGGTTTAATTTTTATAACCTTTTTATTTTTCTTAGTGCTTATTTTGTCAAAAGCACTTGGGCAGGATGTACCGGAGTGTATTACCCCCGAAACTATTTTTGAATCAGGAGAACTAGTAACTATAGAAGAAGGCAAGCATTATCAGCTTAAATCTGTAGGTAGAATGTGGACTTTTGAGCCAGCCGAAGTAGTAATACCTGTGGGAAGTGAATTAGAAATTTTCCTTACGGCAAAAGACGTAGTACACGGATTTTATTTAAGAGGTACTAATGTTAATATGATGGCCGTACCGGGCACTATTAACTACAAAACCATGAAATTCACTAAGCCTGGTATTTACCCTATTTACTGCCACGAGTACTGTGGCTCAGGGCATCAATTTATGAAAGGTGTAATTAAAGTAACTCAATAAAAACTAAAACATTAATGGAAGCATTTAAAATAAATAAAAGTTCAAAAATTATTTTATTAATTGAAATAATTTTCCCAATTGTCCTATTAATTTTGGGTATTTACAACGGTTTATTACAAACCTTATACCGCTCAGGAATTATACACGGAAACTCATTTTTAGGTATAGAATATTATCAAGGATTGACATT is from Chitinophagales bacterium and encodes:
- a CDS encoding cytochrome C oxidase subunit II is translated as MDKSEKTALTLGLIFITFLFFLVLILSKALGQDVPECITPETIFESGELVTIEEGKHYQLKSVGRMWTFEPAEVVIPVGSELEIFLTAKDVVHGFYLRGTNVNMMAVPGTINYKTMKFTKPGIYPIYCHEYCGSGHQFMKGVIKVTQ